A window of Ranitomeya variabilis isolate aRanVar5 chromosome 2, aRanVar5.hap1, whole genome shotgun sequence contains these coding sequences:
- the DLK2 gene encoding protein delta homolog 2 produces the protein MLWCPPLLLSTFCLVLLIFQTSVQGDECAERCDLYHGHCDEDGVCRCDPGWDGLFCEDCVRMPGCIHGVCHQPWQCMCLIGWAGKFCDKDLHICERSSPCQNAAECVITAEGDYSCNCPESFHGRNCELKRGPCETEGFPCLNGGTCQDKGGYAETFTCRCLAGYVGRLCETDVDDCLMRPCANGATCIDGVNRFSCECPHGFQGRFCTVNIDDCAGQPCLNGGKCYDRVGDYECYCPGGFSGKSCEVPIPRPTWEYDTRTSAIARAASTPPERTVSSNRWGPGSTVKTGHFKISVKEVVTQREHGLSDLQLVTIAVLGVLTVLVIFLTVLLVVRHRNRRATCRGHQSSPDTKTHYQQCQGTSQEHGKTTEL, from the exons GTGACGAGTGCGCGGAGCGGTGTGACCTGTACCACGGACACTGTGACGAGGACGGCGTGTGCAG GTGTGATCCCGGCTGGGACGGTCTGTTCTGTGAGGACTGTGTGAGGATGCCAGGCTGCATCCACGGTGTGTGCCACCAGCCCTGGCAGTGCATGTGTCTGATCGGCTGGGCCGGGAAGTTCTGTGACAAGG ATCTGCACATCTGTGAGCGCTCCAGTCCCTGCCAGAACGCAGCAGAATGCGTCATTACCGCTGAGGGCGACTACTCCTGTAACTGCCCAGAATCCTTCCATGGGAGGAACTGTGAACTCAAGAGAGGCCCCTGTGAGACGGAAGG GTTTCCATGCCTGAATGGTGGAACGTGCCAGGACAAAGGGGGCTACGCGGAGACCTTCACGTGCCGATGTTTGGCCGGTTACGTGGGGCGGCTATGTGAGACAGATGTTGATGATTGCCTGATGCGTCCATGCGCTAATGGGGCCACCTGTATCGATGGGGTGAACCGCTTCTCATGTGAGTGCCCTCACGGCTTCCAGGGACGCTTCTGCACAGTCAACATTGATGATTGCGCTGGGCAGCCATGTCTCAATGGCGGGAAGTGCTATGATCGAGTCGGAGACTACGAGTGCTACTGTCCTGGTGGGTTTAGTGGAAAGTCCTGTGAGGTTCCCATTCCCAGGCCCACGTGGGAATATGATACTAGAACATCTGCAATAGCCCGGGCCGCCTCAACCCCTCCAGAGAGGACAGTCAGTAGCAACAGGTGGGGTCCTGGCTCCACCGTGAAGACCGGGCACTTCAAGATCTCTGTAAAGGAGGTGGTGACTCAAAGGGAACATGGGCTCAGCGACCTGCAGCTTGTCACGATTGCCGTGCTAGGAGTCTTAACGGTCCTGGTGATTTTCCTCACCGTTCTGCTGGTGGTGAGACACCGAAACCGGAGAGCCACATGTCGGGGTCACCAGTCCTCACCAGACACCAAGACTCATTATCAGCAGTGTCAGGGGACATCACAAGAGCATGGGAAGACCACAGAGTTGTGA
- the ABCC10 gene encoding ATP-binding cassette sub-family C member 10 isoform X3 — protein sequence MRRFPSPFPCDSDPWCLCLMGWKSFMIDHLFWSSVISVLVLSGLVLSLSRYPVVVFGFRYSSCNTVIPYREPCDQVQPDWPERGHIEFRRATLCYRPGLSNALDGVSFTIRAGEKIGVVGRTGSGKSTLFLALFRMMEMNSGSILIDDVSIQELSLDVLRSRLAIIPQDAFLLTGSVRQNLDPLSYHTDAELLDVLEQCHLTEQVSRMGGLDSDVGERGKNFSLGQRQLVCLARALLTNAKILCIDEATASVDHQTDHLLQGTIREKFWERTVLTIAHRLHTIMDSDRVLVMHAGKVAEFDSPAILSSNKNSHFYRLIHSANLEAPDNGQ from the exons ATGAGGCGCTTCCCCAGTCCGTTCCCCTGTGATTCAGACCCCTGGTGTTTGTGTCTCATGGGTTGGAAGAGTTTTATGATTGACCATCTGTTCTGGTCTAGTGTTATCTCTGTTTTAGTGTTGTCTGGTTTAGTATTGTCATTGTCCCGTTACCCTGTGGTTGTGTTTGGGTTTCGCTACAGCTCCTGCAACACAGTGATCCCATACAGGGAGCCATGTGACCAG GTGCAGCCAGATtggcctgagcgtggacacattgaGTTCAGACGTGCAACTCTGTGTTATCGACCCGGTCTCTCCAACGCTTTGGACGGGGTCAGCTTCACCATCCGTGCGGGGGAGAAGATTGGTGTGGTGGGACGGACGGGCTCTGGGAAGTCTACACTGTTCCTGGCTCTGTTCAGAATGATGGAGATGAACTCTGGTTCCATCCTTATCGATGATGTCTCCATCCAAGAGCTGAGCTTAGATGTGCTAAG GTCACGGCTGGCAATAATCCCTCAGGACGCCTTCCTGCTGACAGGAAGCGTGCGACAGAATCTGGACCCCCTGTCATACCACACCGACGCGGAGCTGCTGGACGTGCTGGAGCAGTGCCACTTAACGGAGCAGGTGTCACGCATGG GTGGTCTGGATTCCGATGTCGGAGAGAGAGGGAAGAACTTCTCCCTGGGGCAGAGGCAACTTGTGTGTTTGGCCAGAGCTCTGCTGACTAACGCAAAG ATTCTCTGCATTGATGAAGCCACAGCCAGTGTGGACCACCAGACGGACCACCTGCTGCAGGGGACCATCCGTGAGAAGTTCTGGGAACGCACAGTCCTCACCATCGCGCACAG GCTCCACACTATCATGGATTCTGACCGGGTGCTGGTGATGCATGCTGGGAAAGTGGCAGAATTTGACTCACCTGCAATCCTGAGCAGCAATAAAAATTCACACTTCTACAGGCTGATACATAGTGCCAACCTGGAGGCGCCGGACAATGGACAGTGA